One Micromonospora craniellae genomic region harbors:
- a CDS encoding integrase core domain-containing protein — translation MLLRLAYLGVTNALALLRLLPMSDRDKDAEILALRHQIMVLERQLGGDRVHFAPADRAWLAALLHPLPRTVLHQLRLLVRPDTVLRWHRDLIARRHARRSRPRLAGRPRTIRSIRTLVLRLARENSGWGYRRIHGELLILGVKVAASTVWEILHNAGIDPAPERASSTWATFLRSQAQGLIAADFFETVTLAGTRLYVLAVIEHATRRVRVLGITPHPTAAWVAQAARNLVMDLEDTGGQVKYLIRDRDGKYPALFDTILADAGIEVVLTGVRMPRMNSIMERWIQSCRYEVLDRMLIWSQTHLLHTLREYERHHNQHRPHRGIANARPLRALPDPTTDPQALARLRIRRHDRPGGLLHEYEHAA, via the coding sequence GTGTTGCTGCGACTGGCCTACCTCGGTGTGACCAACGCTCTGGCTCTGCTGCGGCTGTTGCCGATGAGTGACCGGGACAAGGACGCCGAGATCCTCGCCTTACGCCACCAGATCATGGTGCTCGAACGACAGCTCGGCGGTGACCGCGTCCACTTCGCTCCCGCGGACCGGGCGTGGCTGGCCGCTCTGCTGCATCCGCTACCGCGAACGGTGCTGCACCAGCTGCGGCTGCTGGTGCGTCCGGACACGGTGTTGCGTTGGCACCGTGACCTGATCGCCCGCCGGCACGCCCGACGTTCCCGTCCCCGCCTGGCCGGGCGGCCACGAACGATCCGATCGATCCGCACCCTGGTCCTGCGCCTGGCTCGAGAGAACAGCGGCTGGGGCTACCGGCGCATCCACGGCGAGCTCCTCATCCTCGGAGTCAAGGTCGCCGCGTCCACCGTGTGGGAGATCCTCCACAACGCCGGCATCGACCCAGCACCCGAGCGTGCAAGCAGCACCTGGGCGACCTTCCTGCGTTCCCAAGCCCAGGGCCTGATCGCGGCGGACTTCTTCGAGACCGTGACACTGGCCGGCACCCGCCTATACGTCCTCGCGGTGATCGAACACGCCACCCGCCGCGTCCGGGTGCTCGGCATCACACCCCATCCGACCGCCGCCTGGGTCGCGCAGGCCGCCCGGAACCTGGTCATGGACCTCGAGGACACCGGCGGCCAGGTCAAGTATCTGATCCGTGATCGCGACGGCAAGTACCCGGCCCTGTTCGACACGATCCTCGCCGATGCCGGTATCGAGGTAGTGCTCACCGGGGTACGGATGCCTCGGATGAACTCGATCATGGAAAGGTGGATCCAGTCCTGCCGCTACGAGGTGCTCGACCGGATGTTGATCTGGAGTCAGACGCATCTGCTGCACACTCTGCGCGAGTACGAACGCCACCACAATCAGCACCGGCCCCACCGAGGCATCGCCAACGCCCGGCCCCTGCGAGCACTACCCGACCCGACCACCGACCCGCAGGCCCTCGCGCGCCTGCGCATCCGCCGACACGACCGGCCCGGCGGACTCCTTCACGAATACGAGCATGCCGCTTGA
- a CDS encoding plasmid pRiA4b ORF-3 family protein, which translates to MSSRSQRPAKRGTSEPRRRADVTVLSGPDQGCGCPDCSAGGLDPEQMLTDLVDDASTLAEVEDPLEAELTGALFVAMARAGGDETMAAFAGAFVPAIEARGTRAALTLLTAIGAVAGDTAGPVDESARTSAARLRDVGVAAPSWADDLAQPLTAGPFTRLHDDHDSMSVLIGVFQRAGREHALMIMVDNEHCGAAEQIYLLAAGDLPNAVAAIHQGARQDGVNIRTRKLGAAEFRWYVEQALDARAVHDEEDGPDGVPAGLDLIDDDGPGYAPLAVLTRRRLDVLPAARRPRGTVASGHATDRTAMDVLQQLAGMIGRSGGPAAFGLDLPAPRRSQPAKLPAKRKRSNGPAPIYQIKVSLRGAKPPIWRRLLVPGDITLNRLHQAILAAFGWHGGHLHVFDTAYGQFGRADRDLGHRSDGPVTLEQVAPAVKDKLRYTYDFGDDWEHEILVEKSTPADPAARYPACVGGRRAAPPDDCGGIWGYQELVEVLADANHPEHQERLEWLGLDDASQFTPDTFDLHQVNQRLRDS; encoded by the coding sequence ATGAGCTCCCGAAGCCAACGCCCTGCCAAGCGGGGCACCAGCGAGCCCCGTCGACGGGCCGATGTCACCGTGCTGTCCGGCCCGGATCAGGGCTGCGGCTGTCCCGATTGCTCAGCAGGCGGGCTGGATCCCGAGCAGATGTTGACTGATCTGGTCGACGACGCGTCCACCTTGGCCGAAGTCGAGGATCCGCTCGAGGCGGAGCTGACCGGTGCGTTGTTCGTGGCGATGGCACGAGCTGGCGGTGACGAGACGATGGCAGCCTTCGCCGGAGCCTTCGTGCCGGCGATCGAGGCGCGCGGCACCCGTGCCGCCCTGACTCTGCTCACCGCGATCGGTGCGGTGGCCGGTGATACCGCGGGGCCGGTCGACGAGTCCGCCCGGACATCGGCCGCACGGCTACGCGATGTCGGTGTCGCGGCGCCGTCCTGGGCGGATGATCTAGCACAGCCGCTGACCGCGGGGCCGTTCACCCGGCTGCACGACGACCACGACAGCATGTCGGTGCTGATCGGTGTCTTCCAGCGAGCCGGTCGCGAACACGCGCTCATGATCATGGTCGACAACGAGCACTGCGGGGCCGCGGAGCAGATCTACCTTCTCGCCGCCGGGGATCTACCGAACGCGGTTGCCGCGATCCATCAGGGCGCCCGGCAGGATGGGGTGAACATCAGGACCCGGAAACTCGGCGCGGCGGAGTTCCGCTGGTACGTCGAGCAGGCACTGGATGCTCGCGCCGTCCACGACGAGGAGGACGGGCCGGATGGCGTCCCTGCCGGTCTGGACCTGATCGACGACGACGGGCCGGGCTACGCCCCGCTCGCCGTGCTGACCCGCCGCCGGCTGGATGTCCTGCCGGCAGCTCGCCGGCCACGCGGTACGGTCGCCTCCGGTCACGCCACCGACCGCACCGCGATGGACGTGCTGCAACAGCTCGCCGGAATGATCGGCAGGTCCGGCGGCCCGGCCGCGTTCGGCCTGGACCTGCCTGCCCCGCGTCGATCGCAGCCGGCAAAGCTGCCGGCCAAGCGCAAGAGATCGAACGGTCCGGCACCCATCTACCAGATCAAGGTCAGCCTGCGAGGTGCCAAACCGCCGATCTGGCGCCGATTGCTGGTGCCCGGCGACATCACCCTGAACCGCTTGCACCAGGCGATCCTTGCCGCGTTCGGCTGGCACGGCGGACATCTGCACGTCTTCGACACTGCCTACGGCCAGTTCGGACGCGCCGACCGTGACCTCGGGCACCGCTCGGACGGTCCGGTCACACTGGAGCAGGTGGCACCCGCGGTCAAGGACAAACTCCGCTACACCTACGACTTCGGCGACGACTGGGAACACGAGATCCTGGTCGAGAAGTCGACGCCCGCCGACCCGGCCGCCAGATACCCGGCCTGTGTCGGCGGGCGGCGCGCGGCCCCACCCGACGACTGCGGCGGCATCTGGGGATACCAGGAGCTGGTCGAGGTGCTCGCCGACGCGAACCACCCGGAGCACCAAGAACGACTGGAATGGCTCGGCCTGGACGATGCCAGCCAGTTCACCCCGGACACATTCGATCTCCACCAGGTGAACCAACGACTCCGAGACAGCTGA
- a CDS encoding MMPL family transporter — MAWQLFRLGRWSFRRRWTVTGIWALLLLTVALGAATLSEKTNDGFELSGIESTQAFDLIRERDPEAVPNGATARVVFQAPDGETLADPANQQAVADSLAALRTEHVLSIVDPFEAGAISEDGRTGFASVSYARSAADLSSADREALEAARDVAEQAGLTATVGGDVLGVEIGGALAELIGIAIAFVVLALTLGSLVAAGMPLLTALIGVGIGTAAIAALTGFVELSTTTPALGTMLGLAVGIDYALFILSRYQAEIRQGRPLEEAAGRAVGTAGSAVVFAGLTVVIALVGLALCGIGFLTEMGLGAAFTVALAVFIALTLLPALLGFAGARVVNKRTAAIAAGTGADQSSGEPRTLGRRWVEGLARVRWPALVAGIAVAAVASIPVASLQLALPDDSTKPAGSDVRVAYDLIDENFGAGANGPLLIVIDTAQAPDPAAAVATATEMLQTMAAENDSNVAAVIPAIISDSPEAQQAFMRQLDTAQYATLTVIPRSGPSDQSTKELVADIRDTLSVLPDQNGARALITGVTAVGVDISNELTEVFPLYLAVVVGLALILLIAVFRSIWVPVKAALGFLFSVGVSLGATVAVFQWGWLNELVGLDASGPVLFLLPILLTGILFGLAMDYEVFLVTRMREAYVHGVPARQAVIDGFTHSARVVAAAALIMVGVFAGFTLTDDIILKTIGFALAIGVLVDAFLVRMLIVPATMLILGRRIWWMPRWMNKVVPTLDVEGESLARHLAAR, encoded by the coding sequence ATGGCATGGCAGTTGTTCAGGCTCGGGCGCTGGTCGTTCCGACGCCGCTGGACCGTGACGGGAATCTGGGCCCTGCTGCTCCTCACCGTCGCGCTCGGTGCGGCGACCCTGTCAGAAAAGACGAATGACGGCTTCGAGTTGTCCGGCATCGAGTCGACGCAGGCGTTCGACCTGATCAGGGAGCGGGATCCCGAGGCCGTGCCGAACGGCGCGACGGCGCGGGTGGTGTTCCAGGCCCCGGACGGCGAGACGCTTGCAGACCCGGCCAACCAGCAGGCCGTGGCCGACTCGCTCGCGGCGCTGAGGACGGAACACGTACTGTCGATCGTCGACCCGTTCGAGGCGGGGGCCATCTCCGAGGACGGGCGCACCGGCTTCGCCTCGGTCAGCTACGCCCGGAGCGCGGCCGATCTGTCGTCAGCGGATCGCGAGGCCCTCGAAGCTGCCCGTGACGTCGCCGAGCAGGCCGGGTTGACGGCCACCGTCGGCGGAGACGTACTCGGCGTGGAGATCGGCGGAGCGTTGGCCGAGCTGATCGGCATCGCCATCGCCTTCGTGGTGCTGGCCCTCACCCTCGGGTCGCTCGTCGCGGCCGGGATGCCGCTGCTCACCGCGCTGATCGGCGTCGGGATCGGTACGGCCGCCATCGCTGCCCTCACCGGCTTCGTCGAGCTCAGCACCACGACCCCCGCGCTCGGCACGATGCTCGGGCTGGCGGTCGGCATCGACTACGCGCTGTTCATCCTGTCCCGCTACCAGGCCGAGATCCGCCAGGGGCGCCCGCTGGAGGAGGCGGCCGGCCGCGCTGTCGGCACCGCAGGCTCCGCCGTGGTGTTCGCCGGCCTCACGGTCGTCATCGCCCTCGTCGGCCTCGCCCTGTGCGGCATCGGATTCCTGACCGAGATGGGCCTGGGTGCTGCGTTCACCGTCGCTCTCGCCGTATTCATCGCGCTCACCCTGCTGCCGGCACTGCTCGGTTTCGCCGGCGCTCGCGTCGTGAACAAGCGCACCGCCGCCATCGCCGCGGGCACCGGCGCCGACCAGAGTTCCGGCGAGCCGCGTACTCTCGGACGCCGTTGGGTCGAGGGCCTTGCCCGCGTCCGCTGGCCCGCGCTCGTCGCCGGGATCGCGGTCGCCGCCGTGGCCTCCATCCCGGTGGCCTCCCTGCAACTCGCGCTTCCGGACGACAGCACCAAGCCCGCAGGCAGCGACGTACGTGTCGCCTACGACCTCATCGACGAGAACTTCGGTGCCGGAGCCAACGGGCCGCTGCTGATCGTCATCGACACCGCGCAAGCCCCGGACCCGGCCGCCGCAGTCGCGACCGCCACCGAGATGCTGCAGACGATGGCGGCCGAGAACGACTCCAACGTCGCCGCCGTGATCCCGGCCATCATCAGCGACAGCCCGGAGGCGCAGCAGGCATTCATGCGGCAACTCGACACGGCACAGTACGCGACCCTCACGGTGATCCCCCGCTCCGGACCGTCCGACCAGTCGACCAAGGAACTCGTCGCGGACATTCGGGACACGCTGTCGGTCCTGCCGGACCAGAACGGGGCCCGCGCCCTGATCACCGGCGTCACTGCGGTCGGTGTCGACATCTCCAACGAACTGACCGAGGTGTTCCCGCTCTATCTCGCCGTCGTCGTGGGGCTGGCCCTCATCCTGCTCATCGCGGTGTTCCGCTCGATCTGGGTGCCCGTCAAGGCCGCGCTCGGCTTCCTGTTCTCCGTCGGCGTCTCCCTGGGAGCGACGGTCGCGGTCTTCCAGTGGGGCTGGCTCAACGAACTCGTCGGTCTCGACGCCAGCGGCCCGGTCCTGTTCCTGCTGCCGATCCTCCTCACCGGCATCCTGTTCGGCCTGGCCATGGACTACGAGGTCTTCCTCGTCACCCGCATGCGAGAGGCGTACGTCCACGGCGTCCCAGCGCGTCAAGCGGTCATCGACGGCTTCACGCACAGTGCCCGCGTCGTGGCCGCCGCAGCGCTCATCATGGTCGGCGTGTTCGCGGGCTTCACCCTCACCGACGACATCATCCTCAAGACCATCGGTTTCGCCCTGGCCATCGGCGTGCTCGTCGACGCGTTCCTGGTCCGCATGCTGATCGTCCCCGCCACCATGCTCATCCTCGGCCGGCGGATCTGGTGGATGCCGCGCTGGATGAACAAGGTCGTCCCGACCCTGGATGTGGAGGGCGAATCGCTCGCACGTCACCTCGCCGCACGCTAG
- a CDS encoding TetR/AcrR family transcriptional regulator, with protein sequence MTDRDPRAVPPARQEGTSKRGPYAKGLARRQQIINEVLAVYDRLGFEGTSLRAIGEAIGVTHPVLKHHFGTREQLFIEVLREYDRRFLDARDVGDGTFVDLIHRSTEHSLRTPGLMALLNSMVAHALEAGNDHSRAHFSERYAELRGNITELLAEGQEAGTVRSDIPLPEAASLVLAAADGLSTQWLLDGSADIKNGLLLLQRLLEPPDQQVARADVQS encoded by the coding sequence ATGACCGACCGGGACCCACGGGCCGTCCCGCCCGCCCGGCAGGAGGGTACGTCGAAGCGAGGCCCATACGCCAAGGGACTCGCCCGGCGGCAGCAGATCATCAACGAGGTGTTGGCGGTCTACGACCGGCTGGGATTCGAGGGCACCTCGCTGCGCGCCATCGGTGAGGCGATCGGCGTGACCCACCCGGTGCTCAAGCACCACTTCGGCACCCGCGAGCAACTCTTCATCGAGGTGCTGCGGGAGTACGACCGTCGCTTCCTCGACGCCCGGGACGTCGGAGACGGCACCTTCGTCGACCTGATCCACCGCTCGACCGAGCACAGTCTGCGGACACCAGGGCTGATGGCACTGCTGAACAGCATGGTGGCCCACGCGCTGGAAGCCGGCAACGACCACTCACGCGCCCACTTCTCCGAGCGGTACGCCGAGCTGCGAGGCAACATCACGGAACTTCTCGCCGAAGGCCAGGAGGCCGGCACCGTACGCTCGGACATCCCTCTGCCAGAAGCGGCCTCACTCGTCCTCGCGGCGGCCGACGGCCTCAGCACCCAATGGCTGCTCGACGGAAGCGCCGACATCAAGAACGGCCTGCTGCTGCTGCAACGCCTCCTCGAACCACCGGACCAGCAGGTCGCTCGGGCCGACGTCCAGTCCTGA
- a CDS encoding RNA polymerase subunit sigma-70, with product MSGLGEVDESAFSGLAERHRRELHVHCYRMLGSFEDAEDTVQETFLRAWRRRETFEGRSTFRAWLYRIATHACLDLLAKRRPEPATGGEVRWLQPYPDRLLDELAAGGADEPEAAAVARETIELAYLVAVQHLAPRQRAVLILRDVLGWPAKDVAELLGDSVNSVNSALQRARAGMREHLPAERQDWTGGEEDAGTRELVRRYTDASVAIDIGGLTALLREDVRCSMPPTPGLYVGRDTVVKDWVENGFEDMTNLRAVPTSVNRQPAVAFYHRREGGSAYLPLTIDVLRISGGAITEIITFHDDQFPRLGLPTSLPMDGTE from the coding sequence ATGAGCGGTCTGGGTGAGGTCGACGAGTCGGCTTTCTCGGGGCTGGCGGAGCGGCACCGGCGGGAGCTGCACGTGCACTGCTACCGGATGCTCGGGTCGTTCGAGGACGCCGAGGACACCGTGCAGGAAACGTTCCTCCGTGCCTGGCGGCGGCGGGAGACCTTCGAGGGGCGGTCGACGTTCCGGGCCTGGCTGTACCGGATCGCCACCCACGCCTGCCTGGACCTGCTCGCCAAGCGCCGCCCCGAGCCGGCGACCGGCGGCGAGGTGCGGTGGCTACAGCCCTACCCGGACCGGCTGCTCGACGAGCTGGCCGCCGGTGGCGCGGACGAGCCGGAGGCCGCCGCCGTCGCGCGGGAGACGATCGAGCTGGCGTACCTGGTCGCGGTCCAGCATCTCGCGCCGCGCCAGCGGGCCGTGTTGATCCTGCGGGACGTGCTCGGCTGGCCGGCGAAGGACGTCGCGGAGCTCCTGGGGGACTCCGTCAACTCGGTGAACAGCGCGTTGCAGCGGGCCCGCGCCGGCATGCGGGAGCACCTGCCCGCCGAGCGCCAGGACTGGACCGGCGGCGAGGAGGACGCCGGGACGCGCGAGCTGGTACGCCGCTACACCGACGCCAGCGTGGCCATCGACATCGGCGGGCTCACCGCGCTGCTGCGGGAGGATGTCCGCTGCTCGATGCCGCCCACGCCCGGCCTGTACGTCGGCCGTGACACGGTGGTGAAGGACTGGGTCGAGAACGGCTTCGAGGACATGACGAACCTGCGTGCCGTCCCCACCTCGGTGAACCGGCAGCCGGCCGTCGCCTTCTATCACCGGCGGGAGGGGGGAAGCGCGTACCTGCCGCTGACCATCGATGTCCTGCGCATCAGCGGCGGGGCGATCACCGAGATCATCACGTTCCACGACGACCAGTTCCCGCGTCTCGGTCTGCCGACGTCCCTGCCGATGGACGGCACGGAGTAG
- a CDS encoding Atu4866 domain-containing protein, whose amino-acid sequence MANSRLGTLFSATCGVLLLAGCSAEAGSGGVASDDAAQHGRSESTPSAPAAPTATPPTATPPAGTGDVSPHPYVGMWLTADGHIRQMLLPNGRYDEARGERESAYTGSYQVIGTRIEYVDDTGFSADGTFDGDVLHHAGYVFYREGSDAHRQAREER is encoded by the coding sequence ATGGCGAATTCGAGACTCGGGACCCTGTTCAGCGCGACATGCGGCGTCCTGTTGCTCGCGGGTTGTTCCGCCGAGGCAGGCAGCGGTGGTGTCGCGTCCGACGACGCGGCGCAGCACGGCCGGTCGGAGTCCACGCCTTCGGCGCCTGCCGCCCCGACTGCGACGCCACCGACTGCGACGCCACCGGCGGGCACCGGTGACGTGTCACCGCACCCGTACGTCGGGATGTGGTTGACGGCCGACGGCCACATCCGGCAGATGCTGCTGCCGAACGGCCGGTACGACGAGGCCCGGGGCGAGCGGGAGAGCGCCTACACGGGTTCCTACCAGGTGATCGGGACCCGGATCGAGTACGTCGACGACACCGGTTTCAGCGCGGACGGCACCTTCGACGGAGACGTGCTGCATCACGCGGGATACGTCTTCTATCGCGAGGGCAGCGACGCGCACCGGCAAGCGAGGGAGGAACGCTGA
- a CDS encoding helix-turn-helix domain-containing protein has product MPTTALGAFLTARRARLTPGDVGLVSSGTRRVAGLRREEVAVLAGVSVDYYTRLEQGRERNPSSSVLAAVARALDLAPDAHDHLFRLAGLSPGSTPTPARPQVGQSLRELLDAWPDTPAVVIDRRLDLLAGNTLADAFYADFTEADNLVRMTFLDPAGTTFFADWRRAAEACVANLRLALGHDPHDRRARELVEEMGAASPEFRRLWGRHDVQGKTHEAKTFRHDAVGELTLSYHAFDVRDAPGQQLIVYRAEPHSRSAEALRLLGTLAVSRWLH; this is encoded by the coding sequence ATGCCGACGACCGCGCTCGGGGCGTTCCTCACCGCTCGACGCGCCCGGTTGACGCCGGGCGACGTCGGCCTCGTGTCCAGTGGCACCCGGCGCGTCGCCGGGCTGCGCCGCGAAGAGGTCGCGGTGCTGGCCGGGGTGAGCGTCGACTACTACACCCGGCTCGAACAGGGCCGGGAGCGCAACCCGTCGTCGTCGGTGCTGGCCGCGGTGGCCCGGGCGCTCGACCTCGCGCCGGACGCCCACGACCATCTCTTCCGGCTGGCCGGGCTCTCACCCGGCAGTACGCCGACCCCCGCCCGACCGCAGGTCGGGCAGAGCCTGCGGGAACTGCTCGACGCCTGGCCGGACACCCCGGCCGTGGTCATCGACCGGCGACTCGACCTGCTGGCTGGCAACACGCTGGCCGACGCGTTCTACGCGGACTTCACCGAGGCGGACAACCTCGTCCGGATGACCTTCCTCGACCCGGCCGGTACGACGTTCTTCGCCGACTGGCGTCGTGCCGCCGAGGCGTGCGTGGCGAACCTGCGCCTGGCCCTCGGCCACGACCCGCACGACCGGCGGGCGCGGGAACTGGTCGAGGAGATGGGTGCCGCGAGCCCGGAGTTCCGCAGGCTGTGGGGGCGGCACGACGTGCAGGGCAAGACGCACGAGGCGAAGACGTTCCGGCACGACGCGGTGGGCGAGCTGACCCTGTCGTACCACGCGTTCGACGTACGGGACGCGCCCGGCCAGCAGTTGATCGTGTACCGGGCGGAGCCGCACAGCCGCAGCGCCGAGGCACTGCGGCTGCTGGGCACCCTCGCCGTCAGCCGTTGGCTCCACTGA
- a CDS encoding Atu4866 domain-containing protein encodes MSSPMLDEAVLAEIAGNTGDRHRPLMFVNAAIHTLAPVIGDFPAADLLVGTNEIVAVGTGLHTAAEDDGAIVIDCTGLTIVPAVVDGVAVAGLRVRPADRVGALTPGNPATFALVAGPTSGRSVLEVIIWRPEQAAAIVVDGEIALANGRRVTPAPIEPEPGPRSVESPYLGMWIDETGFLHQELTADGRYDETRGGRPHAYQGAFWINGDRIVYRDDLGFWAYGRFTDGVLYHAGYVLRRR; translated from the coding sequence ATGAGCAGCCCGATGCTCGACGAGGCGGTACTGGCGGAGATCGCCGGGAACACCGGTGACCGGCACCGCCCACTGATGTTCGTCAACGCCGCCATCCACACGCTCGCCCCGGTGATCGGTGACTTCCCCGCCGCCGACCTGCTGGTCGGTACGAACGAGATCGTCGCGGTCGGCACCGGCCTGCACACCGCCGCCGAGGACGATGGCGCGATCGTGATCGACTGCACCGGCCTGACCATCGTGCCCGCGGTCGTGGACGGTGTCGCCGTCGCCGGCCTGCGCGTTCGTCCGGCCGACCGGGTCGGCGCGCTCACCCCCGGAAACCCCGCCACCTTCGCCCTGGTCGCCGGCCCGACCTCCGGCAGGTCCGTCCTGGAGGTGATCATCTGGCGTCCGGAGCAGGCCGCCGCGATCGTCGTCGACGGCGAGATCGCGCTGGCCAACGGCCGCCGAGTCACGCCCGCCCCGATCGAGCCCGAGCCGGGACCGCGATCGGTCGAGAGCCCCTACCTGGGCATGTGGATCGACGAGACCGGTTTCCTGCACCAGGAACTCACCGCCGACGGCCGGTACGACGAGACGCGGGGTGGCCGACCGCACGCGTACCAGGGGGCGTTCTGGATCAACGGCGATCGGATCGTCTACCGCGACGATCTGGGCTTCTGGGCGTACGGCCGGTTCACCGACGGGGTGCTGTACCACGCCGGTTACGTCCTGCGCCGCCGGTGA
- a CDS encoding amidohydrolase family protein gives MMVFSGGTVVTMDPAIGDLVRGDVLVREDRIVAVGPDLRSHPEAAGATMIDTTGRIVSPGFVDTHRHAWQAQMRRSIPDVTDLGAYVMSTLAGIAPAYTPHDMYVGTRLAALTALDAGITTMLDFSHNSRTAAHSDAAIQALVDTGIRGVHASMGPHFGEWDRQWPGDLARLCGAYQGANGGLVTLRLAALATDEIAGPALAYGPELAAVARDLDLGVSVDAVFGVPSSAAILRWAADGLLGPDLTLIHATGLTVQAWQAMGDAGVTVSLAPTSEAQIGLETAVPAIDEALAVGIRPGLSIDVEVALASDMFTQMRTLHAIQRMRAVNAAYGGDTAPDRITTRDVLDFATTQGARTNGLGDVTGSLTPGKQADLLVVAADDINTMPLNDAVGTLVLGADPRNIETVVVAGQVRKRNGQLVGVDLDELRQQVTRSRDTIRKSVANA, from the coding sequence ATGATGGTGTTCAGCGGCGGCACGGTCGTCACCATGGACCCGGCCATCGGCGACCTGGTACGGGGTGACGTGCTGGTCCGCGAGGACCGGATCGTCGCGGTCGGCCCGGACCTGCGTTCGCATCCGGAGGCGGCGGGCGCGACCATGATCGACACGACCGGCCGGATCGTCAGTCCCGGGTTCGTCGACACCCATCGGCACGCCTGGCAGGCGCAGATGCGCCGCAGCATCCCGGACGTGACCGACCTGGGGGCGTACGTGATGTCGACGCTGGCCGGGATCGCGCCCGCGTACACGCCGCACGACATGTACGTCGGCACCCGGCTCGCCGCGCTCACCGCCCTGGACGCCGGTATCACCACGATGCTCGACTTCTCGCACAACTCCCGGACGGCGGCGCACTCGGACGCGGCGATCCAGGCGCTGGTCGACACCGGCATCCGGGGCGTACACGCGTCCATGGGACCGCACTTCGGTGAGTGGGACCGCCAGTGGCCCGGCGACCTGGCCCGGTTGTGTGGGGCGTACCAGGGAGCGAACGGCGGGCTGGTGACCCTGCGCCTGGCGGCGTTGGCCACCGACGAGATCGCCGGTCCGGCCCTGGCCTACGGGCCGGAGCTGGCGGCCGTCGCCCGTGATCTCGACCTCGGTGTCAGCGTGGACGCGGTGTTCGGCGTGCCGTCGTCGGCGGCGATCCTGCGCTGGGCCGCCGACGGGCTGCTCGGCCCGGATCTGACCCTGATCCACGCCACGGGCCTCACCGTGCAGGCGTGGCAGGCGATGGGCGACGCGGGGGTCACTGTGTCGCTGGCACCGACCTCCGAGGCGCAGATCGGCCTGGAGACGGCGGTACCCGCGATCGACGAGGCGCTGGCCGTCGGTATCCGGCCCGGACTCAGCATCGACGTGGAGGTGGCGCTGGCCAGCGACATGTTCACGCAGATGCGTACCCTGCACGCCATCCAGCGGATGCGTGCGGTGAACGCCGCATACGGCGGGGACACCGCGCCGGACCGGATCACCACCCGCGACGTGCTGGACTTCGCCACGACGCAGGGTGCCCGGACCAACGGACTCGGCGACGTCACCGGTTCCCTCACTCCCGGCAAGCAGGCGGACCTGCTGGTGGTCGCCGCCGACGACATCAACACGATGCCGCTCAACGACGCGGTCGGCACGCTGGTGCTCGGGGCCGACCCCCGCAACATCGAGACCGTCGTGGTCGCCGGCCAGGTACGCAAGCGGAACGGGCAGCTCGTCGGCGTGGACCTGGACGAGCTGCGCCAGCAGGTGACCCGGTCCCGCGACACGATCCGCAAGTCCGTGGCCAACGCCTGA
- a CDS encoding GntR family transcriptional regulator has protein sequence MVDEMSPVAFYVQLADLLAKQIEEGKLKPRQPLPSEATLQQEYGVARGTVRAAMRLLRDRGLVVTFTGRGTYVADKS, from the coding sequence ATGGTTGACGAGATGTCCCCGGTGGCGTTCTACGTTCAGCTCGCAGACCTCCTCGCCAAGCAGATCGAGGAGGGCAAGCTCAAGCCGCGTCAGCCGCTCCCGAGCGAGGCCACCTTGCAGCAGGAATACGGCGTGGCGCGTGGGACCGTCCGCGCAGCGATGCGCCTGTTGCGGGATCGCGGACTCGTCGTCACGTTCACCGGTCGCGGCACCTACGTCGCCGACAAGTCCTGA